The Setaria viridis chromosome 9, Setaria_viridis_v4.0, whole genome shotgun sequence sequence GATCAAGCAATAGTTGGGGACGAGCTCAACTGGTAGAGCGTTAATCTATGCATGACAACCGATAGCTTACAAATTGTAGGTGCTAAAGTTTGAGGGCATTGGGTTCAACTCCTCGCATCTTCAAtaaacttttttcttttcatagaACTATTTTCAATGGTTAAATAATCTTTTAAGGATGCCCAACAATAGGGGCTTGAATTATTTAATGGTCTTGATTGAGGATATTTTCGACACAGCACAACAAGAATTGTTTTGATTGATAGGTGTGGGCTAGCATTTTTGTTACAGAACCAGCCCACAGAAATGTAGGCCAGAGCTGCAAAATACGAGGCCCATCGGTGCTCAGAGGCAACAGTTCTCTTTTTCCACAGCTGTGCTGCGAACGTGAGGAGCAACGCGGGGATTGAGAAGCTTCTGGCTACCGCCAGCCACGCCACAAGCTGTGGCGCCGATTTCTCTCGCCACAGCCGCCACAGGTTGTGGCGTGGCGAGCTGTGGTCATGAGCCAAGCACGTCCTAAGATGCTCATTGACAAAtttatcatttttattttctcaaGAGCAGGACTGTATGCCATTTTTGTTTTCTCGAGAGTAGGATTGTATGAGTAACCATTGCTGAGTCGAGATCGAATACGTGGGTAAACAGATCGATCCGGGCCGGCACAGGCACAGCCTTTCTGTTCCCCGTCCTGCACGTTAACGCCGTGACGTGCCTGTATCGTTCACGACTCGCGTGCATGACGCCATCtgagcctctctctctctctcttcttcctcctgtgaTACGGTTTCCATAAATCAAGGACAGTTTAGCTCGTGTAGGAGATCTACTACCCGTGAATATCTTACGCTACCATCTATGCAGCTCAATATGTAGAGGTTAATTTATGCGTGATAAAAGCTACAGGGGTCAACCCATTGCATctctaaaaaatagtttttcttccatgcaaaaaataaaaaataaaaattgaaatatACAAAAGCAAACAAAAGTTGGGGATGAGCTCAACCGGTAGAGCCTGTCTCCAATGAAAAGTTTCTTTCATTTAATTTCTCTACCATTTTTTGGGGCGTATTGTCTTCCCTGCATTGAAagatataaaaatatttattgtgCAAAAACAATCAAAGTTGGGATGTAGCTCAACTGGTAGAGTGTTAATCTATGCATGATAAAGGTACAGGGTTCAACTCCCATATCTCCAATTTAAATTTTTAACCTCAATtcttttgaaatttctttttcaTTACAGAAAGATACAAAATGATGAGGTACTCCCGACCCATGTTTGGGTCATTGGgtgtcttttttattttattacttGCTACCATATGTCTTTTATGCAACGACATTGGGTTAAGCATTTGCCCTTATAAAAGAAACTAGTTCGGCAGACAAGAGAATTGCATTTTCCTTCTTGTCTTGCATGGATGTTGTCAGACAATTCGATGCTAGACAAGTATGAAATCCTCCAAATCAAGGAATAAGCGAAGCCATATAGCGGCAACCTCGCCTCCTTCACATGCACACAAACAAGTCATATGTTGTATCTCGGCAGGAACTCTATACGTAAGCCAACACAAGATGTCAAGATCACAACTCTCAAAAGAATTTAACGATTCTTGAGACGAGAACCCGcaccaataaaaaaaaagattgtggTGCATCCCAGCTTTCAAATTGACTACATCCGATCAATGCATTAGCGGATAATATTTGATACATCGTGTCCCATTGTCAATTCATATGAGTTGCGGCAATCTAATTTGCTCTCGAGATCAAGGATTACTTTTTTATGAATGGAATGTTGCTTTCTCTTTCCTAAACCCACAGTTCCAATTGTATAGATAATTTCCTTTTATTAAGGAAATAATATAGATAAGGGGATGTAGCTCAAATGGTAGAGCGCTCGCTTTGCATGCGAGAGGCACGGGGTTCGATCCCCCGCATCTCCATTTCCTTTTGATTTTTCGTTGCTTTCCAGGGTGGCGTGGCGACTGGACCCACTCGTCATCCTCAGCCAGCCTCACCTACCCCACCCCGCCATTGTCAATCCGCAATTCCGCAGCAGCTTTCCTTTCACCATTTCTTTTCGCGGTTCCCTCCACCCTCGCCGTTTCGTTTCCTCCGCCTGCCCGCCGTACCAATCCGGCCAACCGCCGGATGGCGTCGTCGGCGTTCAAGTCCACCACGCGCCGTGACATtcacgcctcctcctcctccgcttcccGCTCCGACCCGCCCCCGTGCCCACGCCGCTCTCGCTCCCGCAGCGTCAGCGCCACGCCCCGCGCACGCGGGCACGACAGCCTCCAGGAGGACTACGCCAACACCCGAACCAACCCGCTCTTCGACTCCGCGGTCTCCCCATctccgccgcagcagccggcgGGGACCGCTActagcgccggcggcggggatgcgCCCAGGCGGTACAGAAAGCGTGAGCCGCTCAAGGGCGGGGGACGCGGCGGGAGAGCGCGGTCGGTGCCCGTTGCGCCGCAGCGGAGGCActccgcctcggcgccgtcggcggACGGTGCTGGCGCTGTCCGCGGGAGGAGGGCTTCGCGGGCGCGGTCGGTGGTCAGTCGTCTCTGCTTCACATTTCACCCGAAAACCTGTCCCCAGAAAATTTCCCCGCTTTCCATAACTACGATGTGCATAATTTTGTCTGTCTTCCTTTCTACTACATGATCAACTAGTATATGCCGTGTGGATATGCAGACTACTTGACATTCAATCTGCATTCTATCTCCATCAATCTGAATCTGACTGACATCAAATGTTTTGTCTTGCTACATCTGACAGACAGATACAGGGGCAAGGGATGCGGCAAGGAAACTGCAGTCATGGAGGAGTCGGCATTCGATTTCAGAGGTATGTACGCTGGTTCTGGACCTTAGATTGGATGGTTTGTGTACGGTAACTATGTACTTTTAAGGAACTTGTATTCTCACAAAGCAGTAAATGCCTCACAGAGCAAACAAAGGGGAATTGGTGCAAGCTGTTCATCTCAGGGGTCAACAACTGGAGTGGTATGTGAATAGCTTGTGTAGCTTTGTGCTTTGGTCAAATCATGCATGCCATGGGGTTTACAGGCAACACGAGCATGTCACTGACTAAAAGTATGTTTGTTGCACACAGGGTTCCCGACATATGGATGAAACAACACATTTAGAATGTAGCACTGTTGTTTCTTCACCAGATCATCATCTTGACCATGTAAGAACTAGTGAGTCACTCGTGTGAAGCTATTGCCCATTGCAATTCCTTGGTGTAGCTATGAACTAGGGAAAGGATTACTTTGAAAATTGATGTTTTCCAACTTTAAGGAGTatgcatttttcctttttttttctggtaaTTATAATGGACATGCCGACATGATGCCCACTTGTTTCTCTGAGTTCGCATTCTCTTTAAATACAATATTGCCAGGTTGAAAATGTGTTTTCTAGAAATATTTTGCTAGCCCCGCTTTCTGTTTGTAAAGGAGAAAAGTTTGCCTTTATATCCAGCTTTTGCTTTGAACTTGACTTTGCCATTTTCTCTACTATATTCTGTCTAAACCTTTCATTCATATTTTATTCATTGTTCTAAGTTGCCCGTGAATCATGACGCTTCTATTCTTCTTTGATCAACAGGCCATTTGGCAGCAGAACCATTCAACTGTCCCAGTGGATCCagttctggaaattcctcctgAGTTCGATCCAGATTCTGCTGAGTTTATTTCAGACTTCAGTGATTGTGCCACAGAATACCGAAAGAAAGATGTTGTGGAAATCCCTCTTGATTTTGATACAGATGCTGCTGAACTGGACTCTGATGTGAGGAACAATGCCGCAAAACAGCACCGGGAGCAAATGGAAAATTCCTCTTGAGTTTGATACAGATGCTTCCGAGCTGGTTTCAGACATATGGCACATGAAGCAAACCAGCAGCTGGGGCGATGGGAGCTCCTCTTGAGTATGATCCTGACACCTCTGAGCTGGCTCCTGACATTACAGAATATACAATAAAACTCAAACAGGTCTGTTAACTGTTGTGCTAACTGTGTTATGCCTTTAGTTAAACATAGTCATCACTCATCAATTATAACCTTTTTACTTCTTATTGCAGTCACATGAACGTGCTCGAAAACTTCGGGCAGATTTGGCAGTTGAAGAGCAGCGGGAACAAGAACTGAGTAGAATGCTGAAGGGCATAGTAACAGCTTCAAATTTTACTGAGACCCATAAAAAACGGCCAAGAAGAAAGGTAATGTTACCTGCTAATCCAGATACTAATACAATCCATTTATCATTCATGTAATTTAGAGTTTTGTGTTAATAATATGCAATCTTGATCTTAACTTTATATCTGCTTTGGGATTACAGAGTAGCATAGAAAGACTGAAAGTGTCAAGGCATTTAGCTGAAGAGGCACTGAATTATTTCGAGGAATGTGTTTCAATTTCAACAATGGATGGCACTGATTTCTCGTCACCTGAGGACCATCAACTAAATTCAGTTTTGAATGTCCAACCAAAGAGCAATAGTAGATTTTTCCACAAAGGGAGATCAAGCTCTCAAGAACCCCACACTCCAGCTGATCAACATGGCCATCATGAGGTTAGTGAATTGATTTTTCTCTTAGCTTGGAGTTTTGTTGTTCAAGTTGGCTCGTTGAGTTCCTTCTAATATGCTCTCATTTTTTGGAAGTGCACAGTAGTATGGCCCTAAAATTTGAATTATTCTTGGAATATATTGTGCACCCTTATTTCATGATATGACCTCCAGCGTGTTAAGTGTTCTGAACGATAGGGAGcaccgcaaaaaaaaaaatattattctaTTATAGAAGCTACATATATTTTCACTTTTTGTGGAGAGAAACTCAAAATGCAAACACCTTAATTTATTTGGATATGAAATGTGCTGCTTGTTAGTGAGGTCCCATGACATTCGAATAGTACCTTATCTGGGATCGCCTGAAATTGCTGCCCTTCTATCAATAGATTGTCATGATATCTTCTGTCATAAATCATAATATCATTGGTAATTTTCATCCTTCTCTAGTTTCTCTTCTGTCTGATGTATGAACTCAGAGGATATCCTCACCTTGAATTTTTCATGGCATTCCAGTAGAATGGCATTTATGGTTTCCCCCCTTCACTTCAGGAATTTGACAAGCAAACTCAGTGCTCAATTAGCATAACTGGATCTGATGTATCTGATGGTGTTAACTTTAGTAACACAAAATGCCACATGAAATTTAGAAACAACTCCAGTGAAGATCTTGATGGCCTTGACACTCCACGGAGCAGAAGTTCTTGTTTCTCTTTCACCCATGAGTcagtaaaaaatgttgaaaactGTGATGTTCCGCAATACCTGGGGAATTTTGGAATGGGAAACAATAAAGAGCTAAGAGAGACAAGGTCTAGTTATTTTTGCTGATGACTATGTCTCCCAGAAAGTTAACCCGGACTTACTGAAGGATATGGCGACCTTTCAGAATCGAATGCAATATGGAGGGCTTTTTATATGTAACGTTAGAACATTCTGACAGTGTAAATAGTGGCCACTGGCAAATGAAGTTAAGCAATTACCATTGTAATTTGTAAAGTGATTAGCATTGTGCAATTATTTGTGTTGTGGGTGTATTTGtccatttgtttcttttttcttgtcaACTGTGAATTTTTGGTCACTGCTATGACCTTTTATCATGTTTCTCATGCGTGCTATTTTGTTTACATGGGAATAATTTACGCCAGATGTCCCACATGAAGTTCATGATGTTTGAGCAGAATTTGATATGAGAATTGTTTGATTGATAGGTTGGGATGTAGCTCAATTGGTAGAGTGTTAATCTATGCATGATAAAGGTACGGGGTTCAACTCCTCGCATCTCCATTAAaatgttttttccttttaatttctctttgtcttccatgtgtataaaaaagttataaaaatatttgttgtgcAAAAGTAATCAATATTTGGGGATGTAGCTCAACTGGTAGAGCGTTAATCTATGCATGATAAAGGTACGGGGTTCAACTCCTCGCATCTccaatttgttttttatttaataTCTCTTCCATGGCTAAAAGTTGGTAGAGTATATTAATCTATGCAATGGTAAATATATGGGCTACTATTCCTTCATCTTGAATAATCAAAACTCAATTCTTTTGAAATTTCTTACATTACTCTTATTTATATAGAAAACAATTGGTTCTTTGTTCAATGATCAATGAAATTCACATAATAAGTACGTTTTCAAGGAAGAGCTAAGTATTTTACTTCTTGCTTGGCTTTGTAATTCCCATAAGCCCCCTCCCGTCCCTTTTTCTTGTTGGGCTTAGAGCCTTGTAACCAGTACATTTTTTCCTTATATAGTATCACATATGGCACGGGTGATGGCGCCATCGTTAAATATATATCGCCATCGCACGGGGGGTGGCGGCACtggcaggggagggaggggagggggctagGGTTGGATTTGATGCAGATCTGACGGACCTCATTccttgcacgaatctcaaacttTGGAAGTTAACTTCAAAACaatcttccggaagatggataggatttccgcCTGCCTTGCCTTTCGACCCTTTTGAGGCTGAACCCCATCTTTTCTTCCATTCTTTTGGGCCCCTGCTTGTGTGTTACCCTTAAGCTAGGCTTAAACAAACATTCTTTTGCACAAATGCGCCCTTGTTGTCTTTAACGACTGTTTGTCTTTGCTGTAGGGTCTAGAGGTCTACTACGAGTAacaatttttctttgtttcgcgTCAATCCATTTGGTAGGACAAGTAGTGCTGTGGCAGGAGTACTTCTAGATGGAGTCACTTTAGGAGCCAAATGGCTTGTTTGCTCCGGTTTTCCTCTGTGGTGGGTGATTTGTTAGGCAGAGTCTGTGTTTGTGTTGCAATGTCTATGCTTATTTTCTAGCGTTGTTGGAAAGCATACTATTTTAGACAACTGCACTTTCTTACTGGGGAAAAAAAGTGAGTCACTCATGCAGCATCTGCACCGCTGGGAAAACTGACCATTCGACAAGTTTCAGTTCCTATGTTACTAGCCTTCATGTTTCCAAATTGTGGTTTTGAATCCTGTGATGCACCATCAAGTTTCGTGTCTGTTCCGAAAACTTGAACTATCATTGAAATAACAAAGGACATTTTGCTTATATTTCACCTTGTTCAATGTCAGGCCTGTATTTTCAAGCACAGGAGATGCAGATTTCGCAAACCTGCTAGTTATGGAGCACCTGTGCTAATTTCTTAACTGCTGCCGTTTCATGTGCTGGCCGGCACTGTCACCACTCACAAACGTCATAAATCAAACTAATCTGGAAGGGGTGGACAATGGTACAGAGATTTGAAGTGCTCTCGTCAGATAGATCTAGAAACCTACCTGCACCATTAACAACTCCAAAGTACACTGGCCACTGCTACCACGCCAGCATCAACCACCAAGATTAAGCAAACTCACAGTGTCTCAAAACGGAATACGTATGGAGGAAGGCAACAAGATTGGTGAAGACAACAATATAGGCCTATGGAGGATCATTCTTTTTAGCGATCTTCCTTTCTCAGATCAACGGTTGAATGGGAAAATTCCCAAGGTAAATTTGTGGCTCCACTGTCTTGTTCGCTGTAAGTAAAAGTGTGCAGTGTTTTGATGTTCTGTTTTAAGCCTTCACCTGCTGGTATTCCTGAACAAGTGAACACGCGTACTTGCATCTAAGTTTCTATACATCTGCATACTATCTCAGTGTAGATTATCATTTGCCACAAGCTGACTTCTGTTTTGGTGATTGTTCTTCATCAGCTGATTAGCCACCGCCTTTTCCCCATGGCACGATACTCTATCTGGGTGGATTCAAAATCTCAGTTCCGGAGAGATCCATTGGGAGTCCTTGAAGCCCTTCTTTGGCGTTCAAACTCTTCTTTAGCATTATCTGAACATGGAGCACGGAGTAGCCTGTATGACGAGGCGAAAGCGATTGTTAAGAAACACAAAGCAACTCCAGAAGAAGTTAAAGTGCAGTTGGATCAGTACCGACAGGATGGCATTCCTGATGAGAAGAGATTCAATGGGAAGAAAGGTGTGTTTCTAATCTCAACATGCATCCATTGTTTTCATCTTATACTCTTATTATGTCTTCTTTTCCCTTTCTTAATAGTTCGCTTTTGCAGTTATGTTTCTTGACTTGTTTGGTGTCCATAGTTTACATATGAACATTATTTCTTTGTGGCCTCATCCATCATTCGGTTTGTTAATCATTTCTTGAAGCTGATTCTGTTAGCCATCTGGTTATAATGCTATGCCCTTGCATCGTGTCCCTATTAGTAACCTCGTTACTATGCAGCATAGATGATTTGCATTTTATCTCTTCTATAGGTATCCCCGTAACAATCATGGTAGTAATAGTTTACCCTTGCAATCAGGAACTTGGGCTACTGAACCTCTGCATCACTTAGTAGCAATAAATAAAATAGCATCCATCACTCTGGGCAACCATTCTCGGTGTTCATCAGATATCTCGCCGTACAACTGCTCAGCTGTAGTTGTGCAAAAGGCACAAGTAATAAAGTTGTCAGTTGCATGCGTTTAGCACAAAAGCGAGCTCCTTTTCTGCCCCTGAATCAGTGATACAGAGGAGGGCCTCCGGCCTCACACGCATTTCAGCCCCCATCAACCCCACATGTGACATGTGGGCTGGGTAGTAGAACCGGAACCACTGCCAGGGCAAGCCTAACATAATGCTtcgcttcagagttcagatcatgcatgcatatccTTTCCAGTTGTGGTCCTCGTTACGACCCCGGTAATGGCAATAACCGGCCCTGTTTCCTTTTGCCTCTTACAGCTCTGGCAGAAGCTTCAGTGAATTCGTGAGGGATCACGGCCCCTCGACCAACCTCTTCATGTGCCTCTGGTTCAACGAGGTGGTCAGGTTCACGTCCCGCGATCAGCTGAGCTTCCCCTACGTCCTGCGGCGACTGAGGCCGCCGGGCGTCCACCTATTCCCCGTCTGCGCGCGCAAGGACCTGGTCAACAGCTTCGGGCACAGGCGCAAGGTGAAGCCGCTCGTCAAGGACGCGAGATGAGCCTCTCCTTTGGGGTCGTCTCGTCTTGGTCGCGACAAGTAACTCTGCTGGTGCGTGAGATCAGCCGGCCTGACTAGTTGCAGTCATAAATATGATTGTGTAGGTGGACTCTGACGTAGTAGTGAAATTTACAGTGAGAGTGCTGCCATCGAAGTAGTGCAGTGTACACCAGCTGTGTTAGGGTAGGGTAGAGAAGGATGCAGCTGACGACATGTTTCAGGCAAAGCCGGCCTGAGCCTTTTGCCATTCTTCCTGGTGAAGAACCGAAGAATTCAATGCAAGATCGGATCGTTCATCTTGACACTTGCATAACAGCGTAGGAGTACTTAGGGGTGTTTGAACACcctattaaaatttaacacctgtcacatcggatgttcggatgctaattaggagtactaaacataagctaattacaaaactaattgcatagatggagtcgcgagacgaatctattaaacctaattagtccatgatttgataatatggtgctacagtaaccattgctaatgatggattaattaggtttaatgatggattaattaggtttaatagattcgtctcgcgaattag is a genomic window containing:
- the LOC117835494 gene encoding uncharacterized protein isoform X2, whose protein sequence is MASSAFKSTTRRDIHASSSSASRSDPPPCPRRSRSRSVSATPRARGHDSLQEDYANTRTNPLFDSAVSPSPPQQPAGTATSAGGGDAPRRYRKREPLKGGGRGGRARSVPVAPQRRHSASAPSADGAGAVRGRRASRARSVTDTGARDAARKLQSWRSRHSISESKQRGIGASCSSQGSTTGVGSRHMDETTHLECSTVVSSPDHHLDHVRTSHLAAEPFNCPSGSSSGNSS
- the LOC117835494 gene encoding uncharacterized protein isoform X1, whose product is MASSAFKSTTRRDIHASSSSASRSDPPPCPRRSRSRSVSATPRARGHDSLQEDYANTRTNPLFDSAVSPSPPQQPAGTATSAGGGDAPRRYRKREPLKGGGRGGRARSVPVAPQRRHSASAPSADGAGAVRGRRASRARSVTDTGARDAARKLQSWRSRHSISESKQRGIGASCSSQGSTTGVGSRHMDETTHLECSTVVSSPDHHLDHAIWQQNHSTVPVDPVLEIPPEFDPDSAEFISDFSDCATEYRKKDVVEIPLDFDTDAAELDSDVRNNAAKQHREQMENSS
- the LOC117835493 gene encoding uncharacterized protein, encoding MGAPLEYDPDTSELAPDITEYTIKLKQSHERARKLRADLAVEEQREQELSRMLKGIVTASNFTETHKKRPRRKSSIERLKVSRHLAEEALNYFEECVSISTMDGTDFSSPEDHQLNSVLNVQPKSNSRFFHKGRSSSQEPHTPADQHGHHEEFDKQTQCSISITGSDVSDGVNFSNTKCHMKFRNNSSEDLDGLDTPRSRSSCFSFTHESVKNVENCDVPQYLGNFGMGNNKELRETRSSYFC